The Anas acuta chromosome 2, bAnaAcu1.1, whole genome shotgun sequence genomic interval AACTTTGTTTATAGCAAATCATGACAGAAAAGAGTTTACAGTAACTTAGTATTGAATGTCTAATATCTGATAGGGGTGAAAACCTGGGATATTGATGAATGCTTTGGAAGAATTACCTTCCTAGCATATACTGAAAATATCACATAAATCCACATTAGATATAATAAGAGTGATTTTgcaatttaggaaaaaaaatacaggattaACTTCTGGTTTTAGCCCTTGTATTCTGCCCAAGATTtcactcttaaaaataaaattctaaatatTACTACGCAGTTAATAAATcaatcctttatttttctaaaaataaatcttgcccacttttatttttttccagtatattGCATTGTAAAcaatcttttctgtttcactgcaAACAGGGTAGTTCTGGGTATACATACCAACATACCATTTTGCAATGTTTACATTATTTCCCATATAAACTCAAAGATGAAAATGTGCAATGAAACAGTTCAGAATGAGTGAGCATCCTTCTggattttttcttatatttcttcttatatctagaaaatgaagtaattatACTGCCACTATTCTTACGATATGTGAGGGTGTGATACAGAGCTATGAAggcctttctttttccagactCAGAAAAATTGGTACAAATATTTTCTAGGGCATCTGATTTGACATTCTGCTACAGCGGGTTGactttttacagcatttttaaaatacctcatgcagaataaattaaaaagaataaatcagtTGAAAGAAACTAAACTGGTAAAAGGTTTCCATCAGCTTGTAAATCTAACAAATGTAATTGGGAAAGTACTTATATAAGGGAAAGATCCAGCAAATACGAGTAAGAAGGGAAACAAGAGAttgtattcatattttattttttgattgcTTTCTTTAAGAGAAGGAGATTCAGCATGAAATTAGGAACCTGTTGAAATTAGTGGAAAAATTCTTTAGAGATCAGTGTCCATGTGAAGCTCTTCTCTTGGAGGTATTCATTGGAGTTTTGCATTTGACTTGAGTGGAAGTGTGCTGAAGTCCTATCAGGCCTATGtaaaatcatggaatcacagaattgtttggGTTAAAAaacatctagttccaacccccctgccatgggcagggacacctcccaccagaccgggttgcccaaagccccatccagcctggccttgagcacttctggagatggggcatccacagcttctctgggcaatctgtgccagtgcccCATTaacctctgagtaaagaatttcttctgaatattcaatctaaatctcccctcttttagtttaaagccattctcccttgtcctgtccatccactccctgacaaagactccctctccagctttcctgtaggcctcctttaAAGAGGGCTTCCAATACCTAAGGTTTCCCCTCTGTGCCTTTTCATCTCCAGGCTTGACAACCCCAAGttcctcagcctgtctccataggagaggtgctccagccctctgattatCTTTGCGGCCCTCCTCTATATgcactccaacaggtccatgtccttcttgagCTGGGACCCCCAGAGCTGAAAGCAGTGCTCCAGGTAGGGTCTTAGGAGAGTGGAGTAGAGGGGAAGAGTCATgtccctcgacctgctggccgTACTTTTTTTGATGCAGCCTGGGATACAGCTGGAAAACCATatataacagagaaaaaatagtttatgaAGCTTAAAAAGGGTCAATTACAGCTCTTGAAGCACCTGTGGATTTTGACTAggaaagacaatttttttttgtgtgtttgtgttttttttttcagttcataaaCAAAGAATTACAGAAAGTTAACAGGTGGGTTGCAAATGTCAGAAGGGTCAGTTGCAAAGGCTGCAAATTAGTATTTGATTTAACTTGTCcaagtttatatatattaacagttttaaaagttgTAATATTGAAAGTTTGAATGAAGTTGAAGATATAATTTACCCTCTTTTGAACTATGAGAAATGAACCGTTGTACGTCCTAAACAGATACTTCTCAATCCTTTCACTTTTATAACTAGAAATCCAATCTCCTGTTTCACTGCTAAACTATCTGCTTTAAACATTCTTGGTAAGTCTCTTCCTAAGTAGTAACTGGAAGCCTTAGCCAGTGCAAGATGCTATCACATGGTTATTCAGTGTTGATGAGATAGCTTCAATGTCCTTTACTATCCTGCACCCTCATGACCAAATGCTGTTAATTCACATCTTGTGTCAGTCACAGGCTTTTGCATCTTCATGAGCTGGGGCATCATTACATCTGACTCCCTGTCATGGCAGCAGTGAATCAAGAGCCAGCCGTGTGCTCTTCTGCTTGGTAATGTGAGCCATTGCTGTCTGGGGCacttctcctgctctttccagTTATCCACCAGGGCCTCATGTTTAAATCTTTCAGGAGCAATGAAACTTCTacagtttttgcttttatgGCAGTTCTATATCATCGAAATAATATTGCACAGGACCTGCATTTTCCCAGCTACTAGGAAACAGACAAGTACCAGACTAATGGTTCTGGGAGCCTTTCTCACAGCTAAATGGAATAAATCCATAATAAATTCTCAgcaagcacagaaagcaaaatgtagCAAAGTACCTCACCTAGTTGAAATAGTGTGTGGAATCTAAGTCTAAAAACCATGTTTTGCTTCTACCTTTTATAGTAACTCACAAGTTCAGGAACAATATAAATATCCTAGTAGCacgtaaaaataaaattaactgcTTTCCCaccttcctctgaaaaaaaaaaagaaaaaaaaaaaaaaaagtgctgtgatCTCACAACATATTACCTTTTCATTATTTGCTGGAAGTCAGAAACAcctttccatgtattttttaGCCATTGTTTCGCAGGTTCATTTTCATATatcccttctgtttctgcaggaaaatacTGAAGTGAAATGTAGTGAAATAGTCTCCCTGCTCTAGAGCCTCACAGCCAAGTTCCTTTCTAATTCTACAGTGTCTTAGCAGCTGCAGAAAGTTATAAAACAGGTTTGAGTATCAGAAATCAGCGCTCCACTACAGATGTGACTTTAGCAATTTAGCTGAAATTGTGATTTAAAGTCGAAAATTGCATTGAGGAAATATGGCAATATTTactagtggggaaaaaaaaaaaaaaaaagtaggggaAAAGGTAGGGGGCATGGTGATGTAACTTGCAACTACATTTTCCACTACTGGAGCTGAGAAGTTTGTCCATTGTTCCTGCTAAAGAAGTGGTAATCATGTAGGCTGTTCGACTGTGAGAGGTGGGGGTGACAGCGGGAGGGTGAAAAGACGAGCTGCTTCGCATCCAGTATAATGTCAGAGCCTCACAGAGCAGTGCAGAGTGGCTGTATATCAAGGGCAGAGTGATTGTGCTACATACAGGCAGATGCCTTGCAGTTGCAGTCTCGTTTCTGTATCCTGAACGAGGGAAACATGAACATGTGTATAGAGGTTAATCAGCGTAAGGGACTTTGTTACAGTCAGAACTGACCTGTGTCTGCAGTGGTGAGCTCCGTGTTTGAACTGGTTGAGAGCTGGAAGACATTAGCTAAGAAACTTTAACCTGAAGACGATGGTTCCATTAACATGGAACAAGCGTGCCTAACCCTTCTGATGTCATTTGATTTCAGTCATAAAAGAGGAAACTAACCAGAGTGAAATGGCTGAAGACCTGTGCAAGATAGGGTCAGAAAGATCCCTCGTGCTGGATAGACTAGCAAGTAACGTCGCCAAACGTAAGAGCTCTATGCCTCAGAAATTTGTTGGTAAGAGTTAAACGTTTGCTGTCtcctaaaaaaatgaaacaaaacaaaaaccccaacaaAACTCACAGgatttttacttttgctttatGATTTTAATTGTTTAACTAAATTAGCAATATTTACTTCTATAGAAGCAGATACAGCAATGtgttggggaagaaaaagccaGCCAATCTGGCTATACACTATACATTTCTGCAAGTTTAAATTCCCATATCTGGAGATCTATTttaagtctttcttttttttaatgcttatgaGCCAGATCTTTACAAGATCTACCCAGGTTCCTGAGGTTGCCTTAAGAACCTGAAAGCAGCTTTATGAATGTCTTCTGTTGGGGAAGTATTTGACTACAAtttcaggattattttattatcttattAGATGAGATCCAGATCTGGGCATGCTGGTATATGTGAATTCATTCATGAATAGTTGAGCATAGCCTGGATAACGCTCTTCACCCCTTCACAAAGTCTGTATATTTCTACAGCCCAAAATGATTGTGGAAATAAATGTACATAGTTCTGAGAATAATATCTAAATGAAAATAACGTTGGGTAAATTCTAAGTATAGTGCAAAAAAATCATGGCTGTTTGCACCTAGTAGACATATTTTTTGTCTtaacaatgaaaaaacagaGGCTACACCTATTTTATTCTGCTTGTTAAGCCTTCTGCTAAATGATGGTTAGATCAGTTCTGTAGCAGTCAGACACAGACAATATTTTATCAGCTATATTGAATTAGTCTTAAATGAGTAATAACATGCGAAATTTGATGATAGCATATACTCATGTCTACTCAGATTCTTTTATAATTCTCTgtacattcatttatttattctataaGAGACAGAGAAAAGTGAAGTCTTTATAAAAACACAGATTATAAAGGTCTTCAGTCAAAAGTCAAGGCAAAACTAGACCCATTTATGTGACAGAAATTGCAAATAAACATTCTTCAGTGAGGACACaagaatgaacagaaaattagtatttttgaGACAAGGGAAGGAGAATCTCAGCTACAGCTGGAACAAAAAGTTTGCAGTCAAAGTCCAAGATTGTGTTCAATTCCCAAAGGAAAAATTGCAGGAGGTCGTCAAGGATAAAAAATGCTTATGCTCAGAAAATGAAGGACAAAATTTGTAGTAGAGTTAGCTACTAAAAAATATAGCCACCATGTGAGGCAAACCAGATTCCTTTAGACTCCCCAGTATTAGACTGTATTAGGCAAATATATTAATTCTATGAAAGCTCCAGGAAGACCAGAAGGGTTAAAATCTAAAAGGTATTAGCAAGCATCTTACATGCAATTTAACTGTGGGTGTGGACAaactttttcattctctttttttctcttcacccTGAGAAATGGTAAAGGCAGCCAGTTTAACTATGAGTATTAAGAGAGCAGAGTTTTCTGTCAGTTAGTTATTCAGGGTGCAATGTAGGAAGACAGTGTACTGACAGGAGATATTTATGGAAAATTGATAACCTTCAAAAGTATAAACTTTTCAGGCTGGGAAATGCCCTcaaatcctttcctttcccattctCACCTGCTGCCTCATGTAATAGGTAAATTCCTGATTAACATGAGGTCAGGGCAGTTGGTCAGGAGACCTTTGtgtaataaaacatatttattgtTCCTGTAGATTACTGTGTCATCCCAATCCCCATGCTGAATTACAGGGAGAAGGAGCAAATGGCATCCTTTGCATAAGAGAATGATTGTCTGCCGCTTCCCCTGTTGTTCTCACAGCTAAATCCATTATCTATCCAAAGTGAGATTGTTCACCAAATTAAGCCAGTTATCTGTAAAATTCTTTGACAGCAAAAGTGTTCACGATGCCCTCTATGTATTGCAAACTGGAATAGTTCCCAGACCTGAAAACAGAACTGGGCCTTCCAAACTAGAGAGTGGGAACGACAGGTGAGATTGACACATGTTTATCACACTAAAACAATaggcagcaaagaaaactgagtggtaaaaaaataaaataaaaggtccACATGCGCTGAGTGCGTTTGTGTTACTGTTTAAGTACTTGCTGCAGAACTCTGAACAGTGCAAAGCTTGAAGTGCATCAAACCATTAGTAGTTTAATTTACTTATGCTCTAATAACCACAGAAATgagctattatttttaatgaatgcaaGTATTATCGGCTTTGCCCAGATGTAGAAATGATACCTGCCTACCTCAAGTTTGTGTATTTTCAGACAGTTCTGTGTGGAAACAAATTTTTCTTATGAGTACTTGATCCTTTCAGTCCAAGTACCAGCTAGTTATGCTACATAAAGCAAATACTACCCAAGAAACGGCTATTAAAATTATGGTTTCCAGATGCCCAAAATTTTGTGCATAATGAAAACCAGTCCAAATTTTCAGTGATATACAGTGTCCATTGAATACAAATGATCTTGACCTCATTTCTTCCCCCGTGAGTCAAGGGTATATGTTCTTATTGGGAGAGTTTTTCTGTATATCAATCAAGAGTCTTTCACAACTCCTATTATGAATCTTGAGCCTCAAACTCTGCCTGAAAACTATACCACTAGAATGAgtaaatctgaaaaaaacatgtatGCATCACAGTAGTGGGGTGCTCAAATTGGCAGAATGATAGGGAAAGGAAACAAGAGGAAGCAGAAGCTTGTGCAGTACGGTTAGAAAGTGCCCGTACTCTGCATCCCTTATAGAAACTTATGTAGTGCCAGGagtgtttctttctctgcttgcaGAGCATGGACAAACTGGTATGGAACTGCACCTCATGGGAAAGGCAGACAGTAGGACTTTCTATACTTGAGGCCTGTCATTGCAATAGGTCATGCCAGAAGTTTTCTAGGCTGTGGTTTTGCTCTTCACTGGCTTTGAATATTCAATTTGAGTAGAAACTGGGTGGGAAATCATTGAGGAATTAATTTGGGGAACTTCTGGTAATTTTTCCATGCTCCTATTAGCATTTATTAGGCAAATGAAGATACATTTTATCGTGTCATTTGTATATTGGGGTCTTCAAGGAAAAGGACAGGGGAATCTTCTAAGGTCTGCAATTAAATGTCATGTTGACTAGGAAATGGTGACAGCACTACAGACTTCATAGAGATGTTTATGGCTCTCATTGCATTTCCAAAGATTTCCTGCAGAGCTAGGAAAGCTATCCAGACGGTACATGATGTGGTACTGGTAGTCCCTAGGAATATATTgggatttttctcccttttttatCTGTGCAGATTTGTTAGGGGCCTAATAACATTGATGGTTTACAAACACTGTTTGAGAATACTGTTCAGGTTCATAAAATCAGTGTCTGTGCCTTTAAATAGTTTCTCCCACTTATTAACTTTTACCTTCTATGTTTTTCTTGATCCTTTCTGTCCAGAAATTttcaatcatagaatcatagtatatcacagaatatcccaagttggaagggacccaccaggatcaccaagtccaactcccagcaccacacaggtctacccaaaaattcagaccatatttTGAGAAATTATAGTGACGTTCAACATTCAATATGTGGGGATCCAGCCAGAGATATATTAGTGCAATctgattttaagaaataaagagTACCCCTTAGCTTTGGCATTGCAAATCAGAGTCAAGGTTAGAAGCAGTAAGAATCTTGCTCTGTGCATGCCTTTCTACCTGATAGGAAAAATATATGGTTCTTCCCTGCTCTTGTAGGTTATAATGTTTTTGACACAAAATTTCTAAGAGCATGTGAACCTTCTCATAATGTGTCTAATGTATggcttgtttaaaaaacaatgcGTGGGAGGAAGGTTGCAATATGGAAAGTTAAgtttttgttggtttctttcagaaattacaTATGACCACAGTAGTGATATGGGTTAGTTGTAAGAAACCGAaagtttaaaactaaaacattgtaattacaattaaaaaagtGTAATGTTTTAGGGAAAAATTGGTAATGTGTTTCATTCTCTGAAGTATAAAGCCCAGGCTCCCTGTAACTGTGCTGGTACACTAGCCACAAAGGTATGCCCCAGTTCACTGCAGCAGTCAGATGAGGGAGTTCACTTAGACAGGATAAGGCAAGGATGAAGCACTCAATCTGTAGCTCCCACAAGTCCCcatagaattattttaaaaaatctgttttcttccattttggtTTTCCAAAGAGCTCAGATTATTTTTCAGGTTAAAAGAGCACCAACCTACCAATTTTCTGACCAGCTATATTAGAGATCTGTGAATACCACAAGTGAATTTCACATGTGGATTTAATCAGTTCTGTTGTTTGATTAGTCCATGGTAATCATCTCCTTAATTATGTAGGAATGAATGGTCTAACTCCTGACTGTTTTCCACCACAGGTGAGAAATGCCTGTCTGATCTTCCATATGATGCCACCACCAACTATGAGAAGGAGAATGAGATAATGCAGACGCACGTCATAGACCAGGCCATTAACAATGCCATCAGCTACCTGGGGGCAGAGTCCTTGCGCCCCCTCGTCCAGACACCGCCAGGTGGCTCTGAAGTGGTGCCCGTCATCAGCCCCATGTATCAGCTCCACAAACCTCTCGGGGACAATCAGGCTCGCTCCAACCACACAGCTCAGGACAGCGCAGTGGAAAACTTGTTGCTGCTTTCCAAAGCCAAATCTGTCTCCTCTGAACGGGATGCCTCTCCCAGCAACAGCTGCCAAGACTCAACAGATACCGAGAGCAATAACGAGGAACGCAGTGGTTTAATTTACCTGACAAATCACATAGGTCCCCATGCAAGAAATGGCATATccataaaagaagaaagcaggcaATATGATGTCTTGAGGGCAGGTACTGACAATTCCCAGGATGCTTTCAAAGTGATCAGCAGCAATGGGGAGCAAGTGAAAGTTTACAAGTGCGAACACTGTCGAGTCCTTTTCTTGGATCATGTGATGTACACAATCCATATGGGCTGCCACGGGTTCCGCGATCCTTTCGAGTGCAACATGTGTGGCTACCACAGCCAGGACAGGTATGAATTCTCTTCCCACATAACTCGAGGGGAGCACCGTTTCCACATGAGTTAAAACTCCTCCGGCATGGATCCAGCCTCAACAGCTGCATTACTGGAGCTGCACAAGCAACAACAGCAGCGAAGCACAAGTCTACTGGACAgcaaaaggaacaagaaaatcCAAAATCCAGAGATCTTCTCCCACAAGAAAAGAGTTTTCTTTTGGTAGCATGCATTGCAACTCAGTTTTCTAAAGTGAACATTAAAGTTTTTACTGAAAGTATTTGATCACCAAAAACCTTTAGTAATGTAAGTAGGAGCTTTTGTAGTCAGATAGCTGAAAGCCCTTCCCTTAAGTGATGCTTCTTGCAAATCTCCCTTGCCAAAACTGTTAACCATGCGCAGAATGCACAACACTGATGAGAACATGATAGACAGGAATGGCCTAGCTTGCTCTCTTAACACCCTGAGCATAGGGCTCTTCCACCAGATGCATATTTTTTGACTTTCTGGTATTATTTGACTCATTTGGGAAGAATTTAAAGTCAACTAAAGATTGTAGGGGCCCATCGCAGATGACTTCACAGACAGCTGGGGTGGGACTGGAACCCAGCCAGAGGGTCCAGGGTTACTTTGGCAGGAATATGTAGAGTATTTCCACGTGCAAGGGTGCTTCTGGGATTGACATCATGGCATGCCTTGTTTGTGTCTCTAGGCAAGCGAGCAGGTGTGTGACAGATACGAGGCACACCCCTGTAATATACTCTGTGAAGTACGGATTGCATTTAATGTATAGAAAAGAGTGTCGATGGctcttctttaaataaatgttttctctccCTATCCAATAAAACCCCACTTTTCATTAAGAAACCCCTCCTCTTGCTGCATAAACAAGTTACagtgtatttaatttttctttctcttttaagttTTAGTTAGTTAGAGAAGTATGATGTACAGTTGAGAAAAGCACTAGCTAGAAATATGTGTGGCAAAAGTCTCCTTATGcacatttctcatctttttACACTGCCTGGAAAATACCCAAATACCCCTATATTTTGTCTGTGAGAAATTCTCACTCTGCTACCACAGAAGATGTCCTCTTGTAGATTTTGTGGCTCTACTTGTGTTGCACTTAATTACTTGTAAAACACCGAGCTGAATTAAACCACCCAGTCAAAAATCTGTAGccctctccctctttccttACACTTGCTATTTAATGAGGGACCAATCCCTCAAAGGTGGGTTCCTTGGCaaaggtgctgagcaccctgGCTTCCTATTCAACAAAACACTTACTATGTACTTTAAGTTAATTTTACTTTAGCAGAGCTAattttaaggttaaaaaaaaaaaaatggtgtattGCTGAACAGAGACCAGAGAATGCAGCGCTTTGCAGAGCACAGTAAAATCTGTCAAGAGCTTTCTCCAtggcagcttctgctgcagatATTGTAACTTCGGTCAGAATAAAAACTTCTATGACACATACTTTTTATCCCCAAACACAtctgatataaaaaaaagtattttttaaaaacttcttcTTAACTTCCTCTTCCAAATAGATCATTCCTTTCCCTGAACATCCCCGTAGTGTAAGATGGGTCTAAAAAGAAATCTTGCAGCTACACAAAAAACTCTCATTGGTGCTGCAGCATTTCCTGGtcagcattcataaaaacaaGCCACCCAATTAACTTAATGAGTAAATACTTTCACTCAGAATAACAAATGGATGTTCTCCAATAAACAAGATCATGTAACCAACAAGGGGAGCAGTCTTGTAATACAGTTACATGTTCTCCATCCCCAAGTGCATGCAAGGACAGATATGTGTTATAAAAGAGATTTGAGGGAACTGTGAACACTTGTACCTAGGGCAATTCTGCTTGGTAGGCGTAGTTATATTTAATGCACAGTTCTAGTACAGACACCCAGTTCCttcttctgctttcacttttGCAGGTGTAAGCCAGGAGCAACAACACGGAAGTCAGAGGAAAGATACTGATGAAATAATGAATTATAAAACTGTGCAGAACAGAAGCTTTTACACTCTTACCTTTCTTAGCTTTTTATGCCACTGGCAGGACACTTACTGGATAGAACGTGTGTGCACAGACAGCAGTGCTGTTACCCTGTAAGTGCATGTGGGCGTGCACGGTGTGCAGCTTTGTCACCAGATGCCTTGCATGCTTCTCTGCAAACTGCTTCATGTACCTGCTACATCAGTGAAAACAGATCGTTAACACACaccaggaagggcagagcacaCTGAGTGGCCAGAGACCCCCAGACATTGGTACAACACACCACAGAcccagagctgagctcctcctgctcccccatTTTAGCTCTGTTCCCTCACAGGACAGCAATTACGGTTTGGTCAGCGATGTTTGTTACATATTCAGCTTCTGGACAGCCTGTGTGTGACAATGAGGCAGTACGGCTCTGTAAAGGGATGACCTGGAATAGACCTTCAAGGGAGGAGCTTAAAATTTTGTTTGGGTGTTCTAAGTAAAGTTTAAGTGGGTTCATTTTTTCATAGTTGGTAGGAATACGTTCACCTGTCCTTACCCCTCTCAATTTCCAATTGATTCAGACCAAGAAGGGACAAAGTAGTTTCTTAGCCCCTTTTCAACACCATTTGTGTAGTCACTCTGCTTTTATTACTCTTCTACCACTTTTCCACTATTCTTAGACTTAGGTCTCTATACACCCCatgttataatattttttttaatgctccaTTTTAAGACACACAAAGCTATAAAATAGGGGATGGGGGTGGCAAAAGTTTACTCAggtgattttgtttatttgtttttatgaaaatacaatacaaataaaGCCACATTCCTCAATCTTGTAAGCAAGCATAGTTTCAATTGAGTTCAAAACTGCCTCAGACTCCgcttttaaatacaatttctgatTTCTGGCAAGGTTCACTGCCTTTGCAACATTTGTGTGCTCACATGCATGTGTATGACTTTCCGTGTCGCTTTTCTCTTCAACATGCACATGCCCTAACAAAAGTTTTGTgtatcataaatattttatatacatatataagtgtgtgtatatatatatatacatctaaAATGGTTTGTATCACATGACGATGCACTGTCAGTCACAGTGGGTTTGTTTCCTGGGTCTGGAGCTTTCTTATTTATAGTATCACAGAATATGTTGATGTTGTATATTAAAAAGTACAGTGGTATAAGTAAGTAATATTAAGATACAGTGTATCAGAGGGCATAGTCAAAATGCAGAAGCAAACAGCATTCCCTTTCATGAAGGGGctttttggggttgttttttgtttggattttgcaCAAAATCACCTTCCATTTGTTTAGAACCAAGTGTTTCAATAATTTTATTGATGAACATGCAGGGAAGACATGAAAGTAGGATGTTGTGTGTGTACATCTAAACAAACTGTGCCCTCAGAAAACTAGTTTAGCATAAtctcccttttctctcctttgcttTTGGTGCAATAGCCTAAGATGGTTTAGCTGAaccctaaaaaaataaacatggtgAATGGCTTTAAGTTTAGacctgtttgaaaaaaaatgaaaaagaaccgcttcccagccctccccaggcactgccttttccaacagaaacattgtatttacacatttcttttctgtgattttctatTGTAACT includes:
- the IKZF1 gene encoding DNA-binding protein Ikaros isoform X9, yielding METDEAQDMSQVSGKESPPISDVPDDADEPMPVPEDLSTSTGGQQSAKNERVLGERPFQCNQCGASFTQKGNLLRHIKLHSGEKPFKCHLCNYACRRRDALTGHLRTHSVGKPHKCGYCGRSYKQRSSLEEHKERCHNYLQTMSISSNLYSGEKCLSDLPYDATTNYEKENEIMQTHVIDQAINNAISYLGAESLRPLVQTPPGGSEVVPVISPMYQLHKPLGDNQARSNHTAQDSAVENLLLLSKAKSVSSERDASPSNSCQDSTDTESNNEERSGLIYLTNHIGPHARNGISIKEESRQYDVLRAGTDNSQDAFKVISSNGEQVKVYKCEHCRVLFLDHVMYTIHMGCHGFRDPFECNMCGYHSQDRYEFSSHITRGEHRFHMS